From one Streptococcus pneumoniae genomic stretch:
- a CDS encoding RluA family pseudouridine synthase — protein MRFEFVADEHVKIKNFLKKHEVSKSLLAKIKFRGGDIKVNGIKQNATYLLDIGDVVTIDIPKEEGFETLQAVRKDLEVVYEDDHFLILDKPAGVASIPSVNHSNTMANYVKAYYIHQEYENQQVHIVTRLDKDTSGLMLFAKHGYAHARLDKQLQKKTIEKRYFALIKGEGTLEEQGEIIAPIARDENSIITRRVAKGGKYAHTSYQVVARYGDIYLVDIQLHTGRTHQIRVHFSHIGFPLLGDDLYGGSLTDGIERQALHCHSLKFYHPFREEVLTLESPLPNDFQALIHHLEK, from the coding sequence ATGAGGTTTGAATTTGTCGCAGACGAGCATGTAAAAATCAAAAACTTTCTCAAAAAACATGAAGTTTCTAAAAGTCTACTCGCGAAAATAAAATTTCGCGGGGGTGATATAAAGGTTAATGGAATAAAGCAAAATGCGACCTATCTCTTAGATATTGGAGATGTCGTCACGATTGATATTCCAAAAGAGGAAGGTTTTGAGACTTTGCAGGCTGTGAGAAAAGACTTGGAGGTGGTCTATGAAGATGATCATTTCTTGATTCTTGATAAGCCAGCAGGAGTTGCCAGTATTCCGAGTGTCAATCATTCTAATACTATGGCGAATTATGTCAAGGCTTACTACATCCATCAAGAGTATGAAAATCAACAGGTGCATATTGTCACGCGCTTGGATAAAGATACGAGTGGCTTAATGTTGTTTGCAAAACATGGTTATGCCCATGCGAGATTAGACAAGCAGTTGCAGAAAAAGACAATCGAGAAACGCTATTTTGCTCTGATTAAGGGCGAAGGGACTTTAGAAGAGCAAGGAGAGATCATTGCTCCTATTGCTAGAGATGAAAATAGCATTATTACAAGGCGAGTCGCAAAGGGCGGTAAGTATGCTCATACGAGCTATCAAGTCGTGGCTCGCTATGGAGATATTTATTTGGTGGATATCCAGCTTCATACGGGGCGCACACACCAGATTCGAGTTCATTTTTCGCATATTGGTTTTCCACTTTTGGGGGATGATTTGTATGGTGGGAGTTTGACGGATGGGATTGAACGTCAAGCGCTCCATTGCCATTCCTTGAAATTTTATCATCCCTTTAGGGAAGAAGTCCTTACATTAGAAAGTCCTCTTCCTAATGATTTTCAAGCGCTCATTCATCACTTAGAGAAATAA
- the pta gene encoding phosphate acetyltransferase: MKIFDDLKANLVGKNARVVLPEGEEPRILQATKRLVNETEVVPVLLGNPDKIRIYLEIEGVTEGYEVIDPANYPDFEAMVVSLVERRAGKITEDAARSLLQEDLNYFGVMLVYMGLVDGMVSGAIHSTAATVRPALQIIKTQPGISRTSGAFLMVRGDERYIFSDCAINIEPDAETLAEIAINSADTAKMFGIDPKIAMLSYSTKGSGFGDRVDKVVKATNIAQELRPDLAIDGELQFDAAFVPETAALKAPGSKVAGQATVFVFPGIQSGNIGYKLAERLGGFAAVGPVLQGLNKPVNDLSRGCNADDVYKLTLITASQAMNQN, translated from the coding sequence ATGAAAATTTTTGATGATTTAAAAGCAAATTTGGTTGGAAAAAATGCACGTGTGGTCTTGCCAGAAGGAGAAGAACCACGGATTTTACAAGCGACAAAACGCTTAGTCAATGAGACAGAAGTTGTACCAGTCTTGCTTGGAAATCCAGATAAAATTCGGATTTATTTGGAAATTGAAGGTGTCACAGAAGGCTATGAGGTCATTGACCCAGCTAACTATCCTGACTTTGAAGCTATGGTCGTATCTCTCGTTGAACGTCGGGCAGGTAAAATCACAGAAGACGCAGCTCGTAGCTTGCTTCAAGAGGATTTGAACTATTTTGGAGTTATGTTGGTCTATATGGGTTTGGTTGACGGTATGGTGTCAGGTGCCATTCACTCGACTGCGGCAACGGTTCGTCCAGCTCTGCAAATCATTAAAACACAGCCGGGGATTTCACGAACTTCAGGTGCCTTTTTAATGGTACGTGGAGATGAACGCTATATCTTTAGCGATTGTGCCATCAATATCGAGCCTGATGCAGAAACCTTAGCAGAGATTGCTATCAATTCAGCAGATACTGCCAAAATGTTTGGCATTGATCCCAAAATTGCCATGCTTAGCTATTCAACAAAAGGAAGCGGATTTGGAGATCGTGTTGATAAGGTGGTTAAGGCAACCAATATTGCTCAAGAACTGCGCCCTGATTTAGCCATTGATGGAGAGTTGCAGTTTGATGCTGCGTTTGTACCAGAAACGGCAGCTCTGAAAGCACCAGGTAGCAAGGTAGCTGGTCAAGCGACTGTCTTTGTATTTCCAGGAATTCAATCTGGAAATATCGGCTACAAACTAGCGGAGCGCTTGGGAGGATTTGCAGCAGTAGGTCCAGTTCTTCAAGGGTTAAACAAGCCTGTCAATGATTTATCACGAGGCTGTAATGCTGATGATGTGTATAAATTGACTCTCATCACAGCAAGTCAGGCAATGAATCAAAACTAG
- the mutY gene encoding A/G-specific adenine glycosylase yields the protein MIDLKDYGIDMWDEDKIASFREKLLSWYDDNKRDLPWRQSRNPYHIWVSEIMLQQTRVDTVIPYYERFLSWFPEIKDLAEAPEEKLLKAWEGLGYYSRVRNMQAAAQQMMETFDGQFPSTYDGIASLKGIGPYTAGAIASIAFELPEPAVDGNVMRVMARLFEVDYDIGNPSNRKIFQVIMEHLIDPKRPGDFNQALMDLGSSIESPVNPRTEESPVKEFSAAYLHGTMDKYPIKAPKKKPVPIYLKGFILENDEGKFLLEKNENDGLLSGFWHFPLIESDSSSKEQLSLFEESSSKEGPSAIERFEQDYEMEVSWQEIAFSQVQHVFSHRKWHIDLLYGRVSGTPALVGKTRWVAPEEFAAYPFAKPQKKMWDAFLKGK from the coding sequence ATGATTGATTTAAAAGACTATGGCATTGATATGTGGGATGAGGACAAAATTGCCTCGTTTAGAGAGAAATTGCTAAGCTGGTACGATGATAATAAGCGAGATTTGCCTTGGAGACAGTCAAGAAATCCTTATCACATATGGGTATCTGAAATCATGCTCCAACAGACGCGCGTGGATACAGTCATTCCATATTATGAGCGATTTTTGAGCTGGTTTCCAGAGATTAAGGATTTAGCAGAAGCACCTGAAGAAAAACTTCTCAAGGCATGGGAAGGTTTGGGCTATTATTCTCGTGTGCGCAATATGCAGGCAGCCGCCCAGCAGATGATGGAGACCTTTGATGGGCAGTTCCCATCGACTTATGACGGGATTGCAAGTCTCAAAGGAATTGGACCTTATACGGCTGGGGCTATTGCGAGCATTGCCTTTGAGTTACCTGAGCCAGCTGTGGATGGCAATGTTATGCGAGTTATGGCTCGTTTATTTGAAGTGGATTACGATATTGGTAATCCTAGCAACCGCAAGATTTTCCAAGTAATTATGGAGCATTTGATTGATCCAAAGCGTCCAGGGGATTTCAACCAAGCCTTGATGGATTTGGGATCTAGTATCGAGTCTCCTGTCAATCCTAGAACCGAAGAAAGTCCTGTTAAGGAATTCAGTGCCGCTTACTTGCATGGAACCATGGACAAATATCCGATTAAAGCCCCTAAGAAAAAGCCTGTTCCCATTTATCTCAAAGGATTTATCCTTGAAAATGACGAAGGGAAGTTTCTCCTAGAAAAAAATGAAAATGATGGACTTTTATCTGGATTTTGGCATTTTCCACTGATTGAAAGTGATAGTAGTAGTAAGGAGCAGCTGTCCTTATTTGAAGAAAGTAGTAGCAAAGAGGGACCGTCGGCTATTGAGCGTTTTGAGCAAGATTATGAGATGGAGGTGAGCTGGCAGGAGATAGCCTTTTCACAAGTCCAGCATGTCTTTAGCCATCGAAAGTGGCATATCGATCTGCTTTATGGCAGGGTTAGCGGAACTCCAGCTCTCGTAGGTAAAACTCGTTGGGTCGCACCAGAGGAATTTGCAGCCTATCCCTTTGCCAAGCCGCAGAAAAAAATGTGGGATGCTTTTTTGAAAGGAAAATAA
- the dprA gene encoding DNA-processing protein DprA, with amino-acid sequence MEITNFFIYKLKRSGLSNQEVINVLEYVEIQEKEVSLRNMAVASKSRNPALFIERYKNQNDELLKEEFEKFPSFSIMDDVYPWELSEIYNPPVLLFYQGNLDLLSFPRLAVVGSRDCSKNGAQAVKKVISELENEVVIVSGLAKGIDTAAHMSVLQNGGRTIAVIGTGLDVFYPKANKKLQEYIGKNHLVLTEYGPGEQPLKFHFPERNRIIAGLSCAVVVAEAKMRSGSLITCERAMEEGRDVFAIPGSIIDGKSDGCHHLIQEGAKCITSGADVLLEFQY; translated from the coding sequence ATGGAAATTACAAATTTTTTCATTTATAAATTAAAAAGATCAGGCTTGTCTAATCAAGAAGTCATTAACGTTTTAGAATATGTAGAGATTCAAGAAAAAGAAGTCAGTCTTCGCAATATGGCAGTAGCATCAAAATCTCGCAATCCTGCTCTGTTCATAGAGCGCTATAAAAATCAAAATGATGAATTGTTAAAAGAAGAATTTGAAAAATTTCCGTCATTTTCAATTATGGATGATGTCTATCCATGGGAGTTGAGTGAGATTTACAATCCGCCAGTTTTGCTGTTTTATCAAGGAAATTTAGACCTCTTGTCTTTCCCTCGATTAGCGGTTGTAGGCAGCCGTGATTGCAGTAAAAATGGTGCTCAAGCAGTGAAAAAAGTGATTTCAGAATTAGAAAATGAAGTAGTGATTGTCAGTGGTCTTGCAAAAGGCATTGATACTGCTGCTCACATGTCAGTTCTTCAAAATGGCGGACGCACCATTGCTGTGATTGGGACAGGGCTTGATGTATTTTATCCCAAAGCTAATAAAAAATTACAGGAATACATTGGGAAAAATCACCTAGTTCTTACAGAGTACGGTCCAGGTGAACAACCACTGAAATTCCACTTTCCAGAGCGAAATCGGATTATCGCAGGTTTGAGCTGTGCAGTAGTAGTCGCAGAGGCTAAAATGCGCTCAGGTAGCTTGATTACCTGCGAGCGTGCTATGGAAGAAGGACGTGATGTCTTTGCTATTCCAGGATCAATTATTGATGGGAAAAGTGATGGTTGCCATCATTTGATTCAAGAGGGTGCAAAGTGCATCACATCAGGCGCAGACGTCCTTTTAGAGTTTCAATATTAA
- the topA gene encoding type I DNA topoisomerase, translating into MVTKTKKKTATKKNLVIVESPAKAKTIEKYLGRNYKVLASVGHIRDLKKSTMSIDFENNYEPQYINIRGKGPLINDLKKEAKKAKQVFLASDPDREGEAISWHLAHILDLEKDAKNRVVFNEITKDAVKNAFKEPRQINMDLVDAQQARRVLDRIVGYSISPILWKKVKKGLSAGRVQSVALKLIIDREHEINAFQPEEYWTIDGVFKKGNKQFQASFYGMNGKKMKLSTNEEVKEVLSHLKGDDFMVEEVNKKERKRNAPLPYTTSSMQQDAANKINFRTRKTMMVAQQLYEGINIGSGVQGLITYMRTDSTRISPVATNEAAGFITEKFGEKYSKHGSKVKNASGAQDAHEAIRPSSVYHTPESIAKYLDKDQLKLYTLIWNRFVASQMTAAVFDTMSVKLAQNGVQFTANGSQVKFDGYLAIYNDSDKNKMLPDMEKGDTVKRVNTKPEQHFTQPPARYSEATLIKTLEENGVGRPSTYAPTIETIQKRYYVKLAAKRFEPTELGEIVNSLIVEFFPDIVNVTFTAEMEKKLDDVEIGKEEWQKVIDAFYQPFEKEVKKAEDEMEKIQIKDEPAGFDCEVCGSPMVIKLGRYGKFYACSNFPDCRHTQAIVKEIGVSCPACQQGQIIERKTKRNRIFYGCNRYPDCEFTSWDKPVGRECPKSGHYLIEKKVRGGGKQVVCSDEKCDYQEEKIK; encoded by the coding sequence TTGGTAACAAAAACAAAGAAAAAAACCGCAACCAAGAAAAATTTGGTCATTGTGGAGTCGCCTGCCAAGGCAAAAACCATTGAAAAATATTTAGGACGTAATTATAAAGTATTAGCCAGCGTCGGACATATCCGTGATTTGAAAAAATCAACCATGTCCATTGATTTTGAGAATAATTATGAGCCACAATATATCAATATCCGTGGAAAAGGTCCCTTGATTAATGATTTGAAAAAAGAAGCCAAAAAAGCTAAGCAAGTCTTTCTCGCAAGTGACCCGGACCGTGAGGGAGAAGCTATTTCATGGCATTTGGCTCATATCTTGGACTTGGAAAAGGATGCGAAAAATCGAGTCGTTTTTAATGAAATTACCAAGGACGCCGTAAAAAATGCCTTTAAAGAACCACGTCAAATCAATATGGATTTGGTAGATGCCCAGCAGGCAAGACGGGTACTTGACCGTATTGTGGGTTATTCGATTTCTCCTATTTTATGGAAAAAAGTCAAAAAAGGTCTTTCAGCCGGACGGGTACAGTCTGTTGCCCTTAAATTGATTATCGACCGTGAGCATGAAATCAATGCCTTTCAGCCAGAAGAATACTGGACAATTGATGGAGTTTTCAAAAAAGGTAATAAGCAATTTCAGGCGAGTTTTTATGGCATGAATGGCAAAAAGATGAAATTATCAACCAATGAGGAAGTCAAGGAAGTCTTATCTCATCTCAAAGGTGATGATTTCATGGTTGAGGAGGTCAACAAAAAGGAACGCAAGCGCAATGCCCCGCTCCCTTATACAACATCCTCCATGCAACAAGATGCGGCTAATAAAATCAATTTCCGAACACGTAAGACCATGATGGTTGCCCAGCAACTCTATGAGGGAATCAATATTGGTTCTGGTGTGCAAGGTTTGATTACCTATATGCGTACCGACTCAACTCGGATTAGCCCTGTGGCGACTAATGAAGCAGCAGGATTTATCACCGAAAAATTTGGAGAAAAATACTCCAAACACGGTAGCAAGGTAAAAAACGCTTCTGGAGCCCAAGACGCCCATGAAGCCATCCGTCCATCAAGTGTGTATCATACACCTGAGAGTATCGCTAAATATTTAGATAAGGATCAGTTAAAACTCTATACGCTTATTTGGAACCGTTTTGTCGCTAGTCAAATGACGGCAGCTGTGTTTGACACCATGAGTGTGAAATTAGCTCAAAATGGGGTACAATTTACGGCAAATGGAAGCCAAGTGAAGTTTGATGGCTATCTTGCGATTTATAACGACTCCGATAAAAATAAAATGCTTCCTGACATGGAAAAAGGTGATACAGTAAAACGTGTCAATACCAAGCCTGAGCAGCATTTCACTCAACCGCCTGCACGCTATTCTGAGGCGACTCTCATCAAAACATTGGAAGAAAATGGAGTTGGACGTCCATCCACCTATGCACCGACCATTGAAACCATCCAAAAACGCTACTATGTCAAATTGGCTGCCAAGCGCTTTGAGCCAACAGAATTGGGGGAAATTGTCAATAGCTTGATTGTCGAATTTTTCCCAGACATTGTCAATGTGACCTTTACCGCTGAGATGGAAAAGAAACTGGATGATGTCGAGATTGGAAAAGAAGAGTGGCAAAAGGTCATTGATGCCTTCTACCAACCTTTTGAAAAAGAGGTCAAAAAAGCAGAAGATGAGATGGAGAAAATCCAGATTAAGGATGAGCCAGCTGGCTTTGACTGTGAAGTTTGTGGCAGCCCTATGGTCATCAAACTAGGGCGCTATGGTAAATTTTACGCTTGTAGCAATTTCCCAGATTGTCGTCATACCCAAGCGATTGTCAAAGAAATTGGTGTCAGCTGTCCAGCTTGCCAACAAGGTCAAATCATTGAGCGTAAAACTAAGCGAAATCGTATATTCTATGGCTGCAATCGCTATCCAGACTGTGAATTTACCTCATGGGATAAACCAGTAGGACGAGAATGTCCCAAATCTGGTCACTACCTCATCGAAAAGAAAGTTCGTGGTGGTGGGAAGCAGGTCGTTTGTAGCGATGAAAAATGTGATTACCAAGAAGAAAAAATCAAGTAA
- the trmFO gene encoding methylenetetrahydrofolate--tRNA-(uracil(54)-C(5))-methyltransferase (FADH(2)-oxidizing) TrmFO, translating to MSQSYITVIGAGLAGSEAAYQIAKQGIPVKLYEMRGVKATPQHKTENFAELVCSNSLRGDSLTNAVGLLKEEMRRLDSVIMKAAESTRVPAGGALAVDREGFSQMVTEELSNHPLIEVIREEITDLPTDGITVVATGPLTSDALAEKIHEFNGGAGFYFYDAAAPIVDVNTIDMSKVYLKSRYDKGEAAYLNAPMTKEQFMAFHDALVNAEEAPLNSFEKEKYFEGCMPIEVMAKRGVKTMLYGPMKPVGLEYPEDYTGPRDGEYKTPYAVVQLRQDNAAGSLYNIVGFQTHLKWGEQKRVFQMIPGLGNAEFVRYGVMHRNSYMDSPNLLTQTFRSKKNPQLFFAGQMTGVEGYVESAASGLVAGINAARLFKGEEEIIFPETTAIGSLPHYVTHADSKHFQPMNVNFGIIKELEGPRIRDKKERYEKIAERSLADLSHTLEQLN from the coding sequence ATGTCCCAATCTTATATTACTGTCATTGGAGCTGGTTTGGCTGGCTCTGAGGCAGCTTATCAAATTGCCAAACAAGGTATTCCGGTAAAACTATATGAAATGCGTGGAGTGAAAGCGACACCACAGCACAAAACAGAGAATTTTGCAGAGTTGGTCTGCTCCAACTCCCTACGCGGAGATAGTCTAACAAACGCAGTAGGGCTTTTAAAGGAAGAAATGCGCCGTTTGGACTCTGTTATTATGAAAGCAGCAGAAAGCACGCGTGTTCCTGCTGGAGGTGCCTTGGCTGTTGACCGTGAAGGCTTTTCACAGATGGTGACCGAAGAGCTTTCTAACCATCCTTTGATTGAAGTCATTCGTGAGGAGATAACAGACCTGCCAACTGACGGAATTACCGTCGTTGCGACAGGTCCTCTGACAAGCGATGCCTTGGCAGAAAAAATCCATGAATTCAATGGTGGAGCTGGTTTTTACTTCTATGATGCGGCTGCGCCGATTGTGGATGTCAACACCATCGATATGAGCAAGGTCTATCTCAAATCCCGTTACGACAAGGGAGAAGCTGCCTATCTCAACGCACCGATGACCAAGGAGCAATTCATGGCCTTTCATGATGCCTTGGTCAATGCCGAAGAAGCACCACTCAATTCCTTTGAAAAGGAAAAATATTTTGAAGGCTGTATGCCGATTGAGGTCATGGCAAAACGTGGTGTGAAAACCATGCTTTACGGTCCGATGAAGCCAGTTGGCTTGGAATATCCAGAGGATTATACAGGCCCTCGTGACGGTGAATACAAGACTCCTTATGCGGTTGTCCAACTCCGTCAAGACAATGCAGCTGGTAGTCTCTACAATATCGTAGGCTTCCAAACTCATCTTAAATGGGGAGAGCAAAAGCGGGTCTTCCAAATGATTCCAGGGCTGGGAAATGCTGAATTTGTCCGTTATGGGGTCATGCACCGCAATTCCTACATGGATTCGCCAAATCTCTTGACACAGACCTTTCGTTCTAAGAAAAATCCGCAGCTCTTCTTTGCCGGTCAGATGACAGGGGTTGAGGGCTATGTGGAGTCTGCGGCGTCTGGCCTTGTAGCTGGTATCAACGCAGCTCGCTTGTTCAAGGGAGAAGAAGAAATCATCTTCCCTGAGACAACAGCAATCGGAAGTCTACCGCACTATGTCACCCATGCCGACAGCAAGCATTTCCAGCCGATGAATGTCAACTTTGGGATTATCAAGGAGCTGGAAGGACCTCGCATTCGCGATAAAAAAGAGCGCTATGAAAAAATCGCAGAACGTTCTTTGGCAGATTTGAGTCATACCTTGGAACAATTAAACTAA
- a CDS encoding alpha/beta hydrolase — protein sequence MNKSYFYLDMKTHELEVPYSKKKRRIRVLLPKNYENDTEQSYPVVYFHDGQNVLYSKESFSGHSWKVIPAIKRNPDLAKMIVVAIDNDGFQRMNEYSAWKYKEINIPGVQFGGQGTEYAEFVMDVVKPFIDQKYRTKSDKAHTAMIGSSLGGNITQFMGIEYQERIGCLGVFSSANWLHQEAFNRYIEKKNLDSSQRVYIYVGTEEADDTDKTLMAGNIKQAYIDSSLTYYEQLIRGGIPLDNLLLRIKSGAEHNELAWSEQMVECFQFFSEKW from the coding sequence ATGAACAAGTCTTATTTTTATCTTGATATGAAAACGCACGAATTAGAGGTTCCATACAGCAAAAAGAAGCGCCGTATTCGTGTATTATTGCCCAAGAACTATGAAAATGATACAGAGCAATCCTACCCAGTTGTTTATTTTCACGATGGGCAAAACGTGCTTTATAGCAAGGAATCCTTTAGTGGTCATTCTTGGAAGGTGATTCCTGCCATCAAACGCAATCCTGATCTTGCTAAGATGATTGTTGTGGCGATTGATAATGACGGTTTTCAACGGATGAATGAGTATTCCGCGTGGAAATACAAGGAAATCAATATCCCAGGAGTCCAGTTTGGCGGACAAGGGACAGAATATGCTGAGTTTGTCATGGACGTGGTCAAGCCTTTCATAGACCAGAAATATCGCACCAAGTCGGATAAGGCTCACACAGCTATGATTGGCTCTTCTTTGGGCGGAAATATCACCCAGTTTATGGGGATTGAATACCAAGAAAGGATTGGTTGTTTAGGTGTCTTTTCATCGGCTAACTGGCTTCATCAAGAGGCATTCAATCGTTACATTGAAAAGAAAAATTTAGATAGTAGCCAGCGAGTTTATATCTATGTAGGCACAGAAGAAGCTGATGATACGGACAAGACGCTTATGGCAGGAAATATCAAACAGGCTTATATTGATTCCTCATTGACCTATTATGAGCAGTTGATTCGAGGAGGCATTCCTTTGGACAATTTGCTCCTTCGGATCAAATCAGGAGCTGAGCACAATGAACTAGCTTGGTCTGAGCAAATGGTCGAATGTTTTCAATTTTTTAGTGAGAAATGGTAG
- a CDS encoding alpha/beta hydrolase-fold protein produces MQVEYLSHWSGHLNREMKLNHYGHAGIPVVVFASSGGSHNEYADFGMIEACRDFIERGKIQFFTLSSVDSESWLADFKAPHDRAMMHQAYDRYVIEEAIPFIKHHTGWFDPMMTTGCSMGAYHALNFFLNHPDVFNKVIALSGVYDARFFVGEYGTDEAIYQNSPSDFIWNQNDGWFIDRYRQADIIICTGLGAWEHDGLPSFYTLKEAFDHKNIPAWFAEWGHDVAHDWEWWRKQMPYFLNELNL; encoded by the coding sequence ATGCAAGTAGAATATCTTAGTCACTGGAGTGGTCATCTAAATCGTGAAATGAAGCTCAACCACTATGGACATGCAGGGATTCCTGTCGTTGTCTTTGCCTCATCAGGAGGCAGTCACAATGAATATGCAGATTTTGGCATGATTGAGGCTTGTCGAGACTTTATCGAAAGAGGGAAGATTCAATTTTTCACACTGAGCAGTGTGGATTCTGAAAGTTGGCTAGCAGACTTTAAAGCGCCGCATGACCGTGCTATGATGCACCAAGCGTATGACCGCTATGTGATTGAGGAGGCGATTCCTTTTATCAAACACCACACAGGTTGGTTCGATCCGATGATGACGACTGGTTGCTCAATGGGGGCTTACCACGCGCTGAATTTCTTTTTGAATCATCCGGATGTGTTTAACAAGGTGATTGCCCTAAGTGGCGTTTATGACGCACGTTTCTTTGTTGGTGAATACGGTACAGATGAAGCGATTTATCAAAATTCTCCGTCTGACTTTATTTGGAATCAAAATGACGGCTGGTTTATCGACCGCTATCGCCAAGCAGATATTATCATATGTACAGGACTAGGGGCTTGGGAGCACGATGGTCTGCCATCTTTTTACACCCTAAAAGAGGCTTTTGATCACAAAAATATCCCAGCTTGGTTTGCCGAGTGGGGACATGATGTAGCCCATGATTGGGAGTGGTGGCGCAAGCAGATGCCGTATTTCCTCAATGAATTAAATCTGTAA
- a CDS encoding ATP-grasp domain-containing protein, with translation MNYIVISPYYPQNFQQFTIELHQQGIKVLGIGQEPYEQLDEPLKQALSEYFRVDNLENVDEVKRAVAFLFYKHGAIDRIESHNEYWLELDAALRTQFNVFGAKTEDLVKTKFKSEMKKYFQKAGVPVVPGKVIKQLADIDQAVKTIGLPMIAKPDNGVGAAATYKLETAADVERFKTEWDQTTVYFFEQFVTSSEICTFDGLTDKDGNIVFSTTFDYAHTPLDLMIHKMDNSYYVLKDMDPKLRKYGESIVKEFGMKERFFHIEFFRDGDDYIAIEYNNRPAGGFTIDVYNYAHSMDLYKNYASLVAGHGFEESKFEPLYCLAVSRRDQKDYRYSEEEILHKYQTQLKTVKRMPRAFAELQGDSLYMLTTDNRKELEQMIADFGAVQ, from the coding sequence ATGAATTATATTGTTATTTCACCTTATTATCCGCAGAATTTCCAACAGTTCACTATTGAGCTTCATCAGCAAGGAATCAAGGTTTTAGGGATTGGACAAGAACCGTATGAGCAGTTAGATGAGCCTTTAAAGCAAGCTTTAAGTGAGTATTTCCGTGTTGATAATCTGGAAAATGTTGATGAAGTCAAGCGTGCGGTAGCCTTTTTATTCTATAAACATGGAGCTATTGACCGCATTGAATCCCACAATGAATACTGGCTGGAGCTAGATGCAGCATTACGCACGCAATTCAATGTTTTTGGGGCAAAGACAGAAGATTTGGTAAAAACCAAGTTTAAATCTGAAATGAAAAAATACTTCCAAAAAGCAGGAGTTCCAGTAGTACCTGGTAAGGTCATTAAACAACTGGCAGATATTGACCAAGCAGTCAAGACGATTGGTCTACCTATGATTGCAAAGCCTGATAATGGCGTGGGAGCAGCAGCGACCTATAAATTAGAAACTGCAGCGGATGTAGAACGGTTTAAGACTGAGTGGGATCAAACGACTGTTTACTTTTTTGAACAATTTGTCACTTCTAGCGAAATCTGTACCTTTGATGGTTTGACGGATAAGGACGGAAACATTGTCTTTTCTACGACGTTTGACTATGCCCATACACCGCTTGATTTGATGATTCATAAGATGGACAATTCTTACTATGTATTGAAAGACATGGATCCAAAGCTACGCAAATATGGGGAAAGCATTGTCAAAGAATTTGGCATGAAAGAGCGGTTTTTCCATATCGAGTTTTTCCGTGATGGAGATGATTACATCGCTATTGAGTACAATAATCGTCCAGCTGGAGGCTTTACGATTGATGTTTATAATTATGCTCACTCGATGGATCTCTACAAGAACTACGCGTCCTTGGTTGCAGGGCATGGTTTTGAGGAGTCTAAGTTTGAACCCCTTTATTGCCTTGCAGTGTCTCGAAGAGATCAGAAAGATTATCGCTATTCTGAGGAGGAAATTCTTCATAAATACCAAACTCAGCTCAAGACTGTTAAGCGCATGCCACGCGCCTTTGCAGAATTACAAGGAGATAGCCTGTATATGCTCACAACTGACAATCGTAAAGAACTAGAACAGATGATTGCTGACTTTGGTGCTGTTCAATAA